Proteins found in one Thermoanaerobaculia bacterium genomic segment:
- a CDS encoding division/cell wall cluster transcriptional repressor MraZ — MVRGSTVATIDDKGRLKVPTDFRRDLEDRFGAEFFITSVAGDHALVYPLPVWEEIESRLAALPATDRVKERYLERVSYYGQQSRLDGQGRLLVPTILRSSATMSGEVVVSARIDHLVVWNRERFEKRLSEHPFTDEDFQLLSERGI; from the coding sequence ATGGTTCGCGGAAGCACGGTAGCCACGATCGACGACAAAGGGCGTCTGAAAGTCCCCACGGACTTCAGGCGGGACCTGGAAGACCGCTTCGGCGCTGAGTTCTTCATCACGTCGGTGGCGGGGGATCACGCCCTGGTCTATCCGCTGCCGGTCTGGGAGGAGATCGAGTCGCGACTCGCCGCCCTCCCCGCGACCGACCGCGTCAAGGAGCGCTATCTCGAACGCGTCAGCTACTACGGTCAGCAGTCCCGGCTCGACGGGCAGGGAAGACTGCTGGTACCGACGATCCTGCGCTCCTCGGCGACGATGAGCGGCGAAGTCGTGGTCTCGGCGCGCATCGACCACCTCGTGGTCTGGAACCGCGAGCGCTTCGAGAAGCGTCTCTCCGAACATCCCTTCACCGACGAGGACTTCCAGCTGCTCTCGGAGCGGGGAATCTGA